One Amycolatopsis sp. NBC_00355 genomic window carries:
- a CDS encoding TIGR01777 family oxidoreductase, producing the protein MRVLIAGASGLIGSALGERLRRDGHDVRKLVRRETRAADEHRWDPPAGTITAGAFDGVDAVVNLGGKPLFPGRWSAMRKQQLTDSRVEPTEVLAEAVAEHGVGVLVNASAVGYYGDPGPSSVDENSPRGQGFLAELCAEWEAATAAARDARVVHVRTGLVLSAKGGLYGTLRPLFRLGLGARLGDGKQYMPWIALEDEVGAIVHALTHDSLSGPVNLTGPAPVTNAEFTRAVGRALHRPAPWFVPGFALKAVLGQAGEEMALFGQRAVPAALVSSGYEFRRPTLDSALAAA; encoded by the coding sequence ATGCGAGTACTGATCGCCGGAGCGAGCGGCTTGATCGGGTCGGCGCTGGGCGAACGCCTGCGGCGCGACGGCCACGACGTCCGCAAGCTGGTGCGGCGCGAAACCCGGGCAGCGGACGAACACCGCTGGGACCCGCCGGCCGGCACCATCACCGCCGGCGCGTTCGACGGCGTGGACGCCGTCGTCAACCTGGGCGGCAAGCCGCTGTTCCCCGGCCGGTGGAGCGCGATGCGCAAGCAGCAGCTCACCGACAGCCGGGTCGAGCCGACCGAGGTGCTCGCCGAAGCCGTCGCCGAACACGGCGTCGGCGTCCTGGTCAACGCGTCCGCCGTGGGCTACTACGGCGATCCTGGACCGTCCTCTGTGGACGAGAACTCCCCGCGCGGGCAAGGGTTCCTGGCCGAGCTGTGCGCGGAGTGGGAAGCCGCGACGGCGGCGGCCCGCGACGCGCGGGTCGTCCACGTCCGGACCGGGCTGGTGCTCTCGGCGAAGGGCGGGCTCTACGGCACGCTGCGGCCGTTGTTCCGGCTGGGCCTGGGCGCGCGGCTCGGCGACGGCAAGCAGTACATGCCGTGGATCGCCCTCGAGGACGAGGTCGGCGCGATCGTCCACGCCCTCACGCACGACTCGCTGTCCGGGCCGGTGAACCTGACCGGGCCCGCGCCGGTGACCAACGCCGAGTTCACCCGCGCGGTGGGCCGCGCCCTGCACCGGCCCGCGCCGTGGTTCGTGCCCGGGTTCGCGCTCAAGGCGGTGCTCGGCCAGGCCGGTGAGGAGATGGCGTTGTTCGGCCAGCGGGCCGTCCCGGCCGCCCTGGTCAGCTCCGGTTACGAGTTCCGGCGCCCGACGCTGGACAGCGCGCTCGCGGCGGCATGA
- the sucB gene encoding 2-oxoglutarate dehydrogenase, E2 component, dihydrolipoamide succinyltransferase produces MAYSVTLPELGESVTEGTVTRWLKQEGDTVEVDEPLLEISTDKVDTEVPSPVAGTVVKISAAEDETVEVGAELAVIDDGSGGAPESSAPAQEEQKSEPEPEPESTPEPQAQDSAPSKPDTAPAAGGEGTEVKLPELGESVTEGTVTRWLKQVGDSVEVDEPLLEISTDKVDTEVPSPVAGTVLEIRAGEDETVEVGGVLAVIGDANAAPKAESKPESKPEPVQESKPEPKPEPKPEPVQESKPEPKPEPKAEPAPAAAAPKESSADGPYVTPLVRKLASEHGIDLSSLTGSGVGGRIRKQDVLAAAEEKQKAAAPAPAAAAPAAPAPAAASAPAAPRPTAVSVSPEIQALRGTVQKASRIRQITATKTRESLQIAAQLTQVQEVDVTKIAKLRQRAKGAFKEREGVNLTFLPFFAKATVEALKQHANVNASYNEDTKEITYHGAVHLGIAVDTERGLLSVVIHDAGELSLAGIAHRIADLAGRARANQIKPDELSGGTFSITNIGSVGALFDTPIIVQPQSGILGTGAVVKRPIVATDADGNDTIAIRSMAYLPLTYDHRLVDGADAGRFLMTIKQRLEEGKFEDELGL; encoded by the coding sequence ATGGCCTACTCCGTCACACTGCCGGAGCTCGGGGAGAGCGTCACCGAAGGCACCGTCACCCGGTGGCTTAAGCAGGAGGGCGACACCGTCGAGGTCGACGAGCCGTTGCTCGAGATCTCGACCGACAAGGTCGACACCGAGGTGCCCTCCCCGGTGGCGGGCACGGTCGTGAAGATCAGCGCCGCCGAAGACGAGACTGTCGAGGTCGGCGCCGAGCTGGCCGTGATCGACGACGGTTCCGGCGGCGCGCCCGAGTCCTCCGCCCCGGCGCAGGAAGAGCAGAAGTCCGAGCCGGAGCCCGAGCCCGAATCCACGCCTGAGCCGCAGGCCCAGGACAGCGCGCCGAGCAAGCCGGACACCGCGCCGGCCGCCGGTGGCGAAGGCACCGAGGTGAAGCTGCCCGAGCTGGGCGAGAGCGTCACCGAGGGCACCGTCACGCGCTGGCTGAAGCAGGTCGGCGACTCGGTCGAGGTCGACGAGCCGCTGCTCGAGATCTCCACCGACAAGGTGGACACCGAGGTGCCGTCGCCGGTCGCCGGCACGGTGCTGGAGATCCGCGCGGGCGAGGACGAGACCGTCGAGGTCGGCGGCGTGCTGGCCGTGATCGGCGACGCGAACGCCGCGCCGAAGGCCGAGTCCAAGCCGGAGTCCAAGCCGGAGCCGGTCCAGGAGTCCAAGCCGGAACCGAAGCCCGAGCCCAAGCCCGAGCCGGTCCAGGAGAGCAAGCCGGAACCGAAGCCCGAGCCGAAGGCCGAGCCCGCTCCCGCCGCGGCCGCGCCGAAGGAAAGCTCGGCCGACGGCCCGTACGTCACGCCGCTGGTGCGCAAGCTCGCGTCGGAGCACGGCATCGACCTGTCGAGCCTGACCGGCAGCGGTGTCGGCGGCCGGATCCGCAAGCAGGACGTCCTGGCCGCGGCCGAGGAGAAGCAGAAGGCGGCCGCTCCGGCCCCGGCTGCCGCGGCCCCGGCGGCGCCGGCTCCCGCGGCGGCTTCGGCCCCGGCGGCCCCGCGCCCGACCGCCGTCTCGGTCTCCCCGGAGATCCAGGCGCTGCGCGGCACCGTGCAGAAGGCCAGCCGGATCCGCCAGATCACGGCCACCAAGACCCGCGAGTCGCTGCAGATCGCCGCGCAGCTCACGCAGGTCCAGGAAGTGGACGTGACCAAGATCGCCAAGCTGCGTCAGCGGGCGAAGGGTGCCTTCAAGGAGCGCGAGGGCGTCAACCTGACGTTCCTGCCGTTCTTCGCGAAGGCCACCGTCGAGGCGCTGAAGCAGCACGCGAACGTCAACGCGTCCTACAACGAGGACACGAAGGAGATCACCTACCACGGCGCCGTGCACCTGGGCATCGCGGTGGACACCGAGCGCGGCCTGCTCTCGGTCGTGATCCACGACGCCGGTGAGCTGAGCCTGGCCGGTATCGCGCACCGCATCGCCGACCTGGCGGGCCGGGCGCGGGCCAACCAGATCAAGCCCGACGAGCTGTCCGGTGGCACGTTCTCCATCACCAACATCGGCAGCGTCGGCGCCCTGTTCGACACGCCGATCATCGTGCAGCCGCAGTCCGGCATCCTCGGCACCGGCGCGGTCGTCAAGCGCCCGATCGTCGCGACCGACGCCGACGGCAACGACACCATCGCCATCCGCTCGATGGCGTACCTCCCGCTGACCTACGACCACCGCCTGGTGGACGGGGCCGACGCGGGCCGCTTCCTGATGACGATCAAGCAGCGTCTGGAAGAGGGCAAGTTCGAGGACGAGCTCGGTCTCTGA
- the lpdA gene encoding dihydrolipoyl dehydrogenase, with translation MTDTSADLVILGGGSGGYAAAFRAAELGLSVTLIEKDKLGGTCLHRGCIPTKALLHAAEVADETREAESVGVKAVFEGIDIAGVNKYKDGIVSRLYKGLQGLAKAHKVNLVEGSGTFVGGTTVEVDGTRYTGKNVILATGSYSRTLPGLELGGRVIASEQALALDYVPKKVVVLGGGVIGVEFASVWASFGVDVTIVEALPRLVPNEDEFASKQLERAFRRRKIAFKTGVRFTGAKQDDNGVSVSLESGETLEADLLLVAVGRGPNSAGHGYEEAGVKIERGFVLTDDRLRTNLPNVYAVGDIVPGLQLAHRGFQQGIFVAEEIAGLAPREIDESGIPRVTYSHPEVASVGLTESQAKEKYGSDVTTFTYDLGGNGKSQILKTSGGVKLVKAPDGPVVGVHMVGDRVGELIGEAQLIYSWEAFPEDVAPLIHAHPTQTEALGEAFLALAGKPLHVHS, from the coding sequence GTGACCGACACCTCCGCCGACCTCGTGATCCTGGGAGGCGGATCGGGCGGCTACGCCGCGGCGTTCCGCGCGGCCGAGCTGGGCCTTTCCGTCACGTTGATCGAGAAGGACAAGCTCGGCGGGACCTGCCTCCACCGGGGCTGCATCCCGACCAAGGCACTGCTGCACGCGGCCGAGGTCGCCGACGAAACCCGCGAAGCCGAGTCCGTCGGTGTCAAGGCCGTTTTCGAGGGCATCGACATCGCCGGGGTCAACAAGTACAAGGACGGGATCGTCTCCCGCCTGTACAAGGGCCTGCAAGGCCTGGCCAAGGCGCACAAGGTGAACCTCGTCGAGGGCAGCGGCACGTTCGTCGGCGGCACGACCGTCGAGGTGGACGGCACCCGCTACACCGGCAAGAACGTCATCCTCGCCACCGGTTCGTACTCGCGCACGCTGCCCGGGCTCGAGCTGGGCGGCCGCGTGATCGCCAGCGAGCAGGCCCTCGCCCTGGACTACGTCCCCAAGAAGGTCGTCGTCCTGGGCGGCGGCGTGATCGGTGTCGAGTTCGCCAGCGTCTGGGCCTCCTTCGGCGTGGACGTCACCATCGTCGAGGCGCTGCCCCGGCTGGTCCCGAACGAGGACGAGTTCGCCTCCAAGCAGCTCGAGCGGGCCTTCCGCCGCCGCAAGATCGCCTTCAAGACCGGCGTGCGGTTCACCGGCGCGAAGCAGGACGACAACGGTGTGAGCGTTTCGCTGGAATCCGGCGAGACTCTCGAAGCCGACCTGCTCCTGGTCGCCGTCGGCCGCGGGCCGAACTCGGCCGGCCACGGTTACGAGGAGGCCGGCGTCAAGATCGAGCGCGGCTTCGTCCTCACCGACGACCGGCTGCGCACCAACCTGCCGAACGTCTACGCCGTCGGCGACATCGTCCCCGGCCTGCAGCTCGCGCACCGCGGCTTCCAGCAGGGCATCTTCGTCGCCGAGGAGATCGCCGGGCTGGCCCCGCGCGAGATCGACGAGAGCGGCATCCCGCGGGTCACCTACTCGCACCCGGAGGTCGCGTCGGTCGGGCTGACCGAGTCGCAGGCCAAGGAGAAGTACGGCTCGGACGTCACCACGTTCACCTACGACCTCGGCGGCAACGGCAAGAGCCAGATCCTCAAGACCTCCGGTGGGGTCAAGCTGGTCAAGGCACCCGACGGGCCCGTCGTGGGTGTACACATGGTGGGCGACCGCGTCGGCGAGCTCATCGGCGAAGCGCAGCTGATCTACAGCTGGGAAGCTTTCCCCGAGGACGTCGCCCCGCTCATCCACGCCCACCCCACCCAGACCGAGGCCCTCGGTGAAGCGTTCCTTGCCTTGGCCGGCAAGCCGCTGCACGTGCACAGCTGA
- a CDS encoding oxidoreductase, whose translation MVAVGLFDSLRRRAKGGQKAGTLRKANTEDTKHLEEWAASRRGVEAFVEPKTNVTETTVVLVAHDGEWTRRRISSLDAAQNFGQRRSIPVYEVARIGYPKRMREYTERKKRGQV comes from the coding sequence GTGGTCGCGGTGGGGCTCTTCGACTCGCTGCGCAGGCGCGCCAAAGGCGGGCAGAAGGCCGGCACGCTGCGGAAAGCCAACACCGAGGACACCAAGCACCTCGAAGAGTGGGCTGCCTCGCGGCGCGGGGTGGAGGCATTCGTCGAGCCGAAGACGAACGTCACCGAGACCACAGTGGTGTTGGTCGCCCACGACGGCGAGTGGACCCGGCGCCGGATCAGCAGCCTCGACGCTGCGCAGAACTTCGGCCAGCGCCGCTCGATCCCGGTCTACGAGGTCGCGCGGATCGGCTACCCGAAGCGGATGCGCGAGTACACCGAACGCAAGAAGCGCGGCCAGGTCTAG
- a CDS encoding GNAT family N-acetyltransferase, which produces MTTLTVEKITPENVAATCQLAVEEHQKDFVAPVAVSLAEAYTQPEVAWPRLIRADGEPAAFVMGAFDPGAELDFFRCGIWRLNVGAGVQGRGYGRFAVEAVLDEARRRGEKAATVLWLPAEGGPEDFYLKLGFRRTGQTFNGEVVGRIEL; this is translated from the coding sequence GTGACCACCCTCACCGTGGAGAAGATCACTCCCGAGAACGTCGCGGCCACGTGCCAGCTGGCGGTCGAAGAGCACCAGAAGGACTTCGTCGCGCCGGTCGCTGTCTCGCTCGCCGAGGCCTACACGCAGCCGGAGGTCGCCTGGCCGCGGCTGATCCGCGCCGACGGGGAGCCGGCCGCCTTCGTGATGGGGGCGTTCGACCCCGGCGCGGAGCTGGACTTCTTCCGCTGCGGCATCTGGCGGCTCAACGTCGGGGCCGGGGTCCAGGGTCGCGGCTACGGCCGCTTCGCCGTCGAAGCCGTCCTCGACGAAGCCCGCCGCCGCGGCGAAAAAGCCGCCACAGTGCTGTGGCTCCCGGCCGAAGGCGGCCCGGAGGACTTCTACTTGAAGCTGGGCTTCCGCCGCACCGGCCAGACCTTCAACGGCGAGGTCGTCGGCCGCATCGAGCTGTAG
- a CDS encoding SMI1/KNR4 family protein, whose amino-acid sequence MDAGEYLEAAVRDVLTAASSIVDNQVGYAALLLATAGAPGETDRLVTQWQARTERPVSALAADPVRARAWEMLFEARGGRPSWAAGLPPLDPDAEERAHTAMLRRPVSDLDGVLPPGAIAEVVKHVAPSRPDKARTALADGDLTRWAELTGLRPDVAMLAATRALAPALVAGADPLGLGGWAEACAGALVAALNERYPPDLGTWPELIAAILRLRGSATAPPPASPAAIRSAEQRLGLDLPEDHREFLSTCDGLPADVVFPRLLGTADLRAENGVVLLAEPAVLLLSASHVVEVDPVLGTTVHPSFRAVLERHATLLASAQ is encoded by the coding sequence GTGGACGCGGGCGAGTACCTCGAAGCGGCGGTCAGGGACGTCCTGACCGCCGCTTCGTCCATTGTGGACAACCAGGTCGGGTACGCGGCCCTGCTGCTGGCCACCGCCGGCGCCCCCGGCGAGACCGACCGCCTGGTCACGCAGTGGCAGGCCCGCACGGAACGGCCGGTGAGCGCCCTGGCCGCCGACCCGGTCCGGGCCCGCGCCTGGGAAATGCTCTTCGAAGCCCGCGGCGGCCGCCCGTCATGGGCCGCAGGCCTGCCGCCACTCGATCCCGACGCCGAAGAGCGCGCGCACACGGCGATGCTGCGCCGCCCGGTCTCCGACCTCGACGGCGTGCTTCCACCGGGAGCGATCGCCGAAGTCGTCAAGCACGTCGCGCCGTCCCGGCCGGACAAGGCCCGGACCGCGCTCGCCGACGGTGACCTCACCCGCTGGGCCGAGCTGACCGGACTGCGACCGGACGTCGCGATGCTGGCCGCGACCCGCGCGCTGGCCCCGGCGCTGGTGGCCGGCGCGGACCCGCTCGGCCTGGGCGGCTGGGCCGAGGCGTGCGCGGGCGCGCTGGTCGCGGCGCTGAACGAGCGGTACCCGCCCGACCTGGGCACCTGGCCCGAGCTGATCGCGGCGATCCTGCGCCTGCGCGGCAGCGCCACCGCTCCCCCGCCGGCGTCGCCCGCGGCGATCCGGTCGGCGGAACAGCGGCTCGGCCTGGACCTGCCCGAAGACCATCGCGAATTCCTGAGCACCTGCGACGGCCTGCCCGCCGACGTCGTCTTCCCGCGGCTGCTCGGCACGGCCGACCTGCGCGCCGAGAACGGCGTGGTGCTGCTGGCCGAACCGGCGGTGCTGCTGCTGTCGGCGTCACACGTGGTGGAGGTCGACCCGGTGCTCGGGACGACCGTGCACCCGTCGTTCCGCGCGGTGCTCGAACGGCACGCCACCCTGTTAGCGTCTGCGCAGTGA
- a CDS encoding leucyl aminopeptidase, translating into MTVPKLALSDNTGEALAKTRADVVVIGTVAGEDGPVLAAGAEAVDAAFDGRLAGLLATLGASGKAEEVVKVPTLGKLSAGVVLAVGLGKAGAGVTPEQVRRAAGAAGRALAGTDRAFVTLSALDLQAAVEGTILGSYVFTAYRSEKGDAPVAKLDFAAPAEGTARDHKATLKASASIAEAVLTARDLINTPPNDLFPASFAERAKKLAEDNGLEFEVLDEKALKRKGFGGILGVGGGSARQPRLVRIAYKPAKAAKKVALVGKGITFDSGGISLKPAANMDHMTSDMSGAAGVLASVVLAAKLKYPLEVVAHIPLAENLPSGTSYRPGDVLTMYGGKTVEVLNTDAEGRLVLVDAMVRAAEENPDYLIETSTLTGAQVVALGNRTAGVMGSDDFRDRVAAIMQATGENGWAMPLPEELRADLDSRLADLANVTGHRWGGMLAAGIFLREFVADGLDWVHIDIAGPSFNTAGPWGYTGKGGTGVPVRSIAAVLADIAANG; encoded by the coding sequence GTGACCGTGCCCAAGCTCGCCCTGTCCGACAACACCGGGGAGGCACTGGCCAAGACGCGCGCCGACGTGGTCGTCATCGGCACCGTGGCCGGCGAGGACGGGCCCGTGCTCGCCGCGGGCGCGGAGGCCGTGGACGCCGCTTTCGACGGCCGGCTCGCCGGCCTGCTCGCCACGCTCGGCGCGAGCGGCAAGGCCGAAGAGGTCGTGAAGGTGCCGACGCTGGGCAAGCTGTCCGCCGGTGTCGTCCTGGCCGTCGGCCTCGGCAAGGCGGGTGCCGGCGTCACGCCCGAGCAGGTCCGCCGCGCCGCCGGTGCCGCCGGCCGCGCGCTGGCCGGCACCGACCGCGCGTTCGTCACGCTGTCGGCGCTCGACCTGCAGGCCGCCGTCGAGGGCACGATCCTCGGCTCGTACGTCTTCACCGCCTACCGCTCCGAGAAGGGTGACGCGCCGGTCGCGAAGCTCGACTTCGCCGCCCCGGCGGAGGGAACGGCCCGCGACCACAAGGCGACGCTGAAGGCGTCCGCCAGCATCGCCGAGGCCGTGCTGACCGCCCGCGACCTGATCAACACCCCGCCGAACGACCTGTTCCCGGCGTCCTTCGCCGAGCGCGCCAAGAAGCTCGCCGAGGACAACGGCCTCGAGTTCGAGGTGCTCGACGAGAAGGCCCTCAAGCGCAAGGGCTTCGGCGGCATCCTCGGGGTCGGCGGCGGCTCCGCGCGCCAGCCGCGCCTCGTCCGGATCGCCTACAAGCCGGCCAAGGCCGCGAAGAAGGTCGCGCTGGTCGGCAAGGGCATCACGTTCGACTCGGGCGGCATCTCGCTCAAGCCCGCCGCCAACATGGACCACATGACCTCGGACATGTCCGGCGCCGCCGGCGTGCTCGCGTCGGTCGTCCTGGCCGCGAAGCTCAAGTACCCGCTGGAAGTCGTCGCGCACATCCCGCTGGCGGAGAACCTGCCGTCCGGGACGTCGTACCGCCCGGGTGACGTCCTCACCATGTACGGCGGCAAGACCGTCGAGGTGCTCAACACCGACGCCGAAGGCCGCCTCGTGCTGGTCGACGCCATGGTGCGCGCCGCGGAGGAGAACCCGGATTACCTGATCGAGACCTCGACGCTGACCGGCGCCCAGGTCGTCGCGCTCGGCAACCGCACCGCCGGCGTGATGGGCTCGGACGACTTCCGCGACCGCGTCGCCGCGATCATGCAGGCCACCGGCGAGAACGGCTGGGCGATGCCCCTGCCCGAGGAGCTGCGCGCCGACCTCGACTCGCGGCTGGCCGACCTGGCCAACGTCACCGGGCACCGCTGGGGCGGCATGCTCGCGGCCGGGATCTTCCTGCGCGAGTTCGTCGCCGACGGCCTCGACTGGGTGCACATCGACATCGCCGGCCCGTCGTTCAACACCGCCGGCCCGTGGGGCTACACCGGCAAGGGCGGCACCGGCGTGCCGGTCCGCTCGATCGCCGCGGTGCTGGCGGACATCGCCGCCAACGGCTGA
- a CDS encoding DUF402 domain-containing protein: MSDRRWRPGQTVLERFHRPDGSIGQVHPLRVLEDDGRVLLGWIPAGTPIVGSRLVDGRHMADAPLEQRFRIPRVAVADFWHRTSTLRRIADDEWSSVWWFFDAAGRFTNWYVNLEVPLGRTPGAVDRVDGVLDVVVDRDGTWRWDDEDEAEVAIDAGRLTPEQLDRLRAEGERIGALAERGAYPFDGTGTDFRPDPGWSAPELPAGLLEELSPPSGSGPAPARR, translated from the coding sequence GTGAGTGATCGACGCTGGCGGCCCGGGCAGACCGTGCTCGAACGGTTCCACCGGCCGGACGGCTCGATCGGCCAGGTCCACCCGCTGCGCGTCCTCGAAGACGACGGCCGCGTCCTGCTCGGCTGGATCCCGGCGGGCACGCCGATCGTCGGCAGCCGGCTCGTGGACGGCCGGCACATGGCGGACGCGCCCCTGGAACAGCGGTTCCGCATCCCGCGCGTCGCCGTCGCGGACTTCTGGCACCGCACGTCCACGCTGCGCCGGATCGCCGACGACGAATGGTCGTCGGTGTGGTGGTTCTTCGACGCCGCGGGCCGGTTCACGAACTGGTACGTCAACCTCGAGGTGCCGCTCGGGCGCACCCCGGGCGCGGTCGACCGGGTCGACGGCGTGCTCGACGTCGTCGTCGACCGGGACGGCACCTGGCGCTGGGACGACGAAGACGAAGCCGAGGTGGCGATCGACGCCGGCCGGCTTACCCCGGAGCAGCTCGACCGGCTGCGCGCCGAAGGCGAGCGGATCGGCGCGCTGGCCGAGCGCGGCGCCTACCCGTTCGACGGAACCGGCACCGACTTCCGCCCGGACCCGGGCTGGTCGGCGCCGGAACTGCCCGCGGGGCTGCTGGAGGAGCTCAGCCCGCCGTCAGGATCAGGACCAGCGCCAGCACGGCGTTGA
- a CDS encoding branched-chain amino acid aminotransferase encodes MTITTQFTSVPHSSPASQERVAEVLTAPGFGLYFTDHMVTVKWSKSEGWHDAQVGPYAPFTLDPATSVLHYGQAIFEGLKAYRQPSGEIASFRPDANATRFRQSAERLAMPQLPEELFLDSLRELIAVDNRWVPTRQGDALYLRPFMISTSTGLGVNSPAADYLYTVIASPAGSYFSGGIKPVSVWLSTEYVRAAPGGTGAAKCAGNYAASFVAQAQAVEKGCDQVVWLDAVERRWVEEMGGMNLFFVFGSGEDARLVTPELTGSLLPGVTRKSLLQLASRLGYRVEERRISTEEWEKAAASGELTETFACGTAAVITPVGHVKHGGGEFTIGDGQPGALTMKLREELTGIQDGTRPDADHWMIPLG; translated from the coding sequence ATGACCATCACGACGCAGTTCACCTCTGTCCCGCACTCGAGCCCTGCGAGCCAGGAACGCGTCGCGGAGGTACTCACCGCCCCCGGATTCGGGCTGTATTTCACCGACCACATGGTGACGGTGAAGTGGTCCAAGAGCGAAGGCTGGCACGACGCGCAGGTCGGCCCCTACGCCCCGTTCACCCTCGACCCGGCGACGTCGGTGCTGCACTACGGCCAGGCCATCTTCGAGGGTCTCAAGGCCTACCGCCAGCCGAGCGGTGAGATCGCGTCGTTCCGCCCGGACGCCAACGCCACGCGGTTCCGGCAGTCGGCCGAGCGGCTCGCCATGCCGCAGCTGCCCGAAGAGCTGTTCCTCGATTCGCTGCGCGAGCTGATCGCCGTCGACAACCGGTGGGTGCCCACCCGGCAGGGTGACGCGCTCTACCTGCGGCCGTTCATGATCTCGACGTCCACCGGCCTCGGCGTCAACAGCCCGGCCGCCGACTACCTCTACACCGTCATCGCGTCCCCGGCCGGGTCGTACTTCTCCGGCGGCATCAAGCCGGTGAGCGTCTGGCTCTCGACCGAGTACGTGCGCGCGGCGCCCGGCGGCACCGGCGCGGCGAAGTGCGCCGGCAACTACGCGGCGTCGTTCGTGGCGCAGGCGCAGGCCGTCGAAAAGGGCTGCGACCAGGTCGTCTGGCTCGACGCGGTGGAGCGGCGCTGGGTCGAGGAGATGGGCGGGATGAACCTGTTCTTCGTCTTCGGCTCCGGCGAGGACGCCCGGCTCGTCACCCCCGAGCTGACCGGCTCGCTGCTGCCCGGCGTCACCCGCAAGTCGCTGCTGCAGCTCGCTTCCCGCCTCGGCTACCGCGTCGAGGAGCGCCGCATCTCCACCGAGGAGTGGGAGAAGGCGGCGGCCTCGGGTGAGCTGACGGAGACGTTCGCCTGCGGCACGGCGGCGGTGATCACGCCGGTCGGGCACGTCAAGCACGGAGGTGGCGAGTTCACGATCGGCGACGGCCAGCCGGGCGCGCTGACGATGAAGCTGCGCGAAGAGCTGACCGGCATCCAGGACGGCACCCGCCCGGACGCGGACCACTGGATGATCCCGCTCGGCTGA
- the cobT gene encoding nicotinate-nucleotide--dimethylbenzimidazole phosphoribosyltransferase — MEPEDIEFPEITPPDEHARSAAIALHDKLVKPAGSLGRLEELGVWIAACQGQSPPRPFTRPRVVVFAGDHGIAAKGVSAYPAEVTSQLLGTMLTGGAVINVLAAAAGASVRVVDMAVDTEAPATRSIGEFKVRRGSGSIDVEDALSADEVQAAVRAGITIADAEVDGGADLLIPGDLGIGNSTPASVLVAALTGTEPVAVVGRGSGIDDDAWMRKATAVRDALRRARVVLADPIALLRTTAGADIAAMAGFLAQAALRRTPVVLDGLVACAAALVAEDLAPGARRWWVAGQRTAEPAHGLALEHLDLGPLLELDVRLGEGTGAVTALPLLSMAARVLAETATLEQAGVSGPLIPATAT, encoded by the coding sequence GTGGAGCCGGAAGACATCGAGTTCCCCGAGATCACCCCGCCCGACGAGCACGCCCGGTCCGCGGCGATCGCGTTGCACGACAAGCTGGTTAAGCCCGCCGGGTCGCTCGGCAGGCTCGAAGAGCTGGGCGTCTGGATCGCCGCCTGCCAGGGCCAGTCGCCGCCGCGGCCGTTCACCCGGCCCCGCGTCGTCGTCTTCGCCGGGGACCACGGGATCGCCGCCAAGGGCGTCTCGGCCTATCCCGCCGAGGTCACCTCGCAGCTGCTGGGCACGATGCTGACCGGTGGCGCCGTGATCAACGTGCTGGCCGCCGCCGCGGGCGCGAGCGTCCGCGTGGTCGACATGGCCGTGGACACCGAGGCCCCCGCGACCCGCTCGATCGGCGAGTTCAAGGTCCGCCGCGGCTCCGGCTCGATCGACGTCGAGGACGCCCTGAGCGCCGACGAGGTCCAGGCCGCCGTGCGCGCCGGGATCACGATCGCCGACGCCGAGGTCGACGGCGGTGCGGACCTGCTCATCCCCGGCGACCTCGGGATCGGCAACAGCACGCCGGCGTCCGTGCTGGTCGCGGCGCTGACCGGCACCGAGCCGGTGGCCGTGGTCGGGCGCGGGTCCGGCATCGACGACGACGCCTGGATGCGCAAGGCCACCGCGGTGCGCGACGCGCTGCGCCGGGCCCGCGTCGTGCTGGCCGATCCGATCGCCCTGCTGCGCACCACCGCGGGCGCCGACATCGCCGCGATGGCCGGGTTCCTGGCCCAGGCCGCCCTCCGGCGGACGCCGGTGGTGCTGGACGGTCTCGTCGCCTGTGCGGCGGCGCTGGTCGCCGAGGACCTCGCCCCGGGCGCGCGCCGCTGGTGGGTCGCCGGGCAGCGCACGGCCGAGCCGGCCCACGGCCTCGCCCTGGAGCACCTGGACCTGGGCCCGCTGCTGGAACTGGACGTCCGGCTCGGTGAGGGCACCGGCGCGGTGACGGCGTTGCCGCTGCTGTCGATGGCCGCGCGCGTCCTGGCCGAGACGGCCACGCTCGAGCAGGCCGGCGTCTCCGGCCCGCTCATCCCCGCCACCGCCACCTGA